A segment of the Acidobacteriota bacterium genome:
GCGCTGCGCGGCTTCCTCGCGAAGCGGAGCGTGACGGAAGCCCAGCAGAAGGACCTCGACTTCCTCCTGACGCTCGGAGAGCTCTTCACGCTCGTCGTCTACGGGCAGCTCGTCCTCGAGAACGCGAAGCTCCTCGGCGTGGCGTCCGACGTCGTGGACCAGATCTTCGACTTCATGGTGCGCGACTTCTCGCGCTTCGCGGTCGAGCTGCACGGCCGCGCCGGGACGACGCCGGAACAGGCGGCCGACTGCCTGACGATGGTGCGAAAGCCCGCGGCCGATCCCGCCCGCGCCGCCGCGATCTGGGCGCGCGAGGTCCTGCCGCTCGCGGACGCGTACGAGATGAATCCCTGACGCCCATAATCGCCACATGTGTCGCGTCCCGCTCTCCGCCCTCGCCGTCCTCCTCGTTCTTTGCGTCCCCGCGCTCGCCCAGAAGCCGGAGTGCTCGATCAAGGCGCCGCGCGGCGCGTCGGAGGCCGAGCTCCGGCGTCTCACGAAGGTAAGCGTCAAGGAGGCCGAGGCGAAGGCGATCGCGTCGGTCGCCCCGGACAAGGTGAACTCGATCGTCTCGGGCGACGTCGACGTCCTGGACGGCTGTCTCGCCTGGACGTTCCTCCTCCGCTTCTCGAACAAGGGCGGCGTGACCGAAGTCTCCGTGGACGCGGGCGACGGCAAGATCCTGTCGTCGGTGTACGAGCCGCCGAAGGGCGCGTCGGGCGCGTTGGGCGCGCCAGCCGCGCCGCCTGACGACGCGGCTCCCGGCGCGGCCTCGGCTCCGGCCGTCGGCCCCGTGTTCGACCCGGCGGCGGAAGAACCGGCGCTCCGCAAGGCCGTGGACGACGAGGAAGCGGCGTGGAACGGCGCGGACGCGAAGGCGCTTGCGGCGCTGTTCCGAGACGACGCGACGTATGCCGACGCGTTTGGCGGAGTCGCGCGCGGACGCTCGGAAGTGGACAAGCGGATCGCCGAGGTCCTGTCGGCGTGGCGCGGGACGCGGATTGCGCTCAAGGTCCGCAAGGTCCGCGTCCTCAAGCCGGACGTCGCGCTCGTCGAGGCCGATGCGGAGCTCACCGGCTGGAAGAAGCTGCCTCCCGGCTTCAAGGCCGACGCCGACCAGACACTCCGGATGCGGCTCCTGCAGGTCTTCCTCAAGGAGGCGGGCCTCTGGCGCGTCGCAGCCTCGTACGAGGTGGACGTGAAGACGAAGCTCGAGCTCCCGCCGGTGCCGGAAGAGCGCTCGATCCGCGGACGCTGAGGACTTAGGATCGGGCCATGGCCAATTTGCCGAGGTCGGGTCTCCGCGCCGCGGCGGCCCTCGCGTGCGGCCTCCTCGCCGCCGGTCCCGCGTCCGGCGCGGGATTCTTCGACGACGTGCCGGCGAAGGGCTACATCGTCGTCGACGTGTCGCTCGACGCGATGGCGGCCGCGGGAGGCCTCGAGCCGGTCGCCCGCATCCGGTACGTGCGCCTTTCCCTCGACCCGGGGCGCCGCGACATCGCCTGGGACTCCTGGCCCCAGCGCGAGATGCTCCTGGTCGAGCACGCGTCGGGCGAGAGGCTGATCTTCGAGCGCGTGACGCGCCTGCCGGCCGCCTCCGACCCGACGGCCTGGACGCCGCGCACGCGCATCGGCCTCGAGGGGAGCGCGCTCGAGACGTTCGGCCGCGCGGCGGGAACGGGCGGGGCGTGCGCGTCGCTCGACGTCCTCGTCCGCGCGGGCAACGCGGACCTGCCGCTCGCGTCGGCGGACCTCGCGGCGCGGACGGTGCGACTGGGCGTCGCGCAGGTCGTCGAGGCCGCGGTCTCGGAACGCCAGCGGGACCTCGTGGCGGCCACGGTGCCAATCCTCTACGCGGGGACGACGCAGGGACTGCCAGGCGTACCGTCCGACATGCTCGACGTCTTCTTCCCCGGCCGGAACTTCGCGCGTTCGGCCAAGGCGCTGAGCTTCCGCGTGTCGGGAGGACCTCCTCTCAGCCCCGCCGACGGCGCCTGGCGGTCCGTCACGAACGCTCCCGAGATGCTCCCCGGCGTGCCGGTCTTCTGACATGAGACGCGCCGCGCTCATCCTCTTTCTGCATTTCGCGGCCGCGACCTGCGGGCCGGCGCGCGCCGACGACGTCGCGTTCTTCCGGGTCGCGGACGAAGGCTCGCTCGCGGTCACGGCCGCCCGCGCGACGCGGGGCTCCAGCCCGGGCGCCGCCGTCGTCATCGTCCTCGAAAGCGCGCGCGGCGACCGGCTGTTCCTGCGCCGCGCTTCGCAGGACGGCGGCGCCACGTCTTACCAGATCTGGCTGGGCGGCCCGCCGGGCGTAACGTTCACGCGCCGCGGCGACTCGATCCTTCTCGAGGCCGGCGGACGCACCGTCACGGTCGTCGAGGCGGAGCTCCAACGCCCCACCGTCGCCTGCTGGGTCGCCACCCTCGTCGCGAACGTCGAGCCGAGGCTCCTCGACGCCGCCTCCGCGCTCGCGTTCCTCAAGCAACAGGCAGGAGGGCCTCCGCTGGACGACGCGTTCCTGCCCATCCGGCTGCTCTGGCCGCTGGCGCCTCCGTCGGACCTCCGGCCGCGCGGCGCCGTCCGATTCCAGAAGGGGCCGTTCCAGGGCGAGGCGTTCGACCGCCTCGCGGCAGCCGCGACGGCGGAGCTCGGGAGACGCTGAGAGTGGGGGAGGAACGCCTCCCGGCCTTCGAGCGCGAGCCGTACCGCACGTCGCTCGCGACGACGGTCATCGAGGCCGGAGTGGATGCGGGGAAGCCTTTCGCCGTCCTCGAGGACACGATCCTCTACCCCGAGGGCGGCGGCCAGCCGCCCGACCGCGGCACGCTGAACGGTGTCGCCGTCCTCGACGTCCAGAAGAAGGACGGCGCGATCCGGCACGTGCTCGCCGCGCCGGTCCCGCCGGGCCCCGCGGACCTGCGTCTCGACTGGGAGCGCCGCTTCGACCACATGCAGCAGCACACGGGCCAGCACCTTCTCTCGGCGGTGGCGCAGGACCGGTTCCGCTGGGAGACGACCGCGTTCCACCTCGGGCCCGAGGTGTCCGACGTCGAGCTCGCCGTGGCGTCCCTCTCCGCCGCCGATCTCGCGCGGCTCGAGGAGGCCGTCGCCGCGGAGATCCGGGCCGCGCGCCCGGTCGTTCCGCGGCGCGTGTCGCTCGAGGAGTTCCGGGCGCTGCCCGTGAGGACGCGCGGGCTGCCCGAAGGTTTCTCGGGCGACGTGCGCCTCGTCGAGATCGCGGGCGTCGACCTGAACACGTGCGGCGGGACGCACCTCTCGAACACCGCGGAGATCGAGGTCGTGGCTCTTCTTTCGAACGAATCCCTGCGCGGCGGGACGCGCGTCTTCTTCGCCGCGGGCGGCCGCGCGCGGCGCCGGCTGAAACGCCACGAGGACCGGAACGCGGCTCTGCGGGTCGCGCTCGGCGCGGCCGACGAGGCGCTCGTCGATGCCGCCAGGACGAAGCTCGAGCAGCTTTCCGAGGCGCAGAAGGCGCTGCGCCGCGCCGAGGAATCCCTGGCCGCGGCCGCGGCGGAGGCGCTCCTCACGCGGGACGGGCGCGTGGCGCGGGTGCACTTCGAGGGCCGCGACATGGCGTTCGTCCAGGCAGTCGCGCGGCGGTTCGCGGAGAAGGCCGGGGCCCGGATCGCGCTCGTCACGGCGACGGCGGGCGGGCAGCACGTCTTCGCGCTCGGAGCGGGGGAGGGCTTCGGCGACGCTCAGGCGCTCGGCCGTGAGGTGGCCGCGCTCCTCGGCGGCAAGGGCGGCGGGTCGGGGCGCGTCTTCCAGGGGAAGGCGGCCGGTCTCGAGGGCGTGGACCGCGCGGCGGCGCGGCTCGCGGCTACTTGAGGCCGAGCATCTTCTCGCGGCGCTCGCGCTCGGCCTTGTTCGCCTCCTCGACGAGCGGCTTGCAGACGATGTAGACCTCGGCGCTCGACGCGGAGCCCTCGAGGTCCGTCCCGCGGAAGATCACCAT
Coding sequences within it:
- a CDS encoding alanyl-tRNA editing protein, whose amino-acid sequence is MGEERLPAFEREPYRTSLATTVIEAGVDAGKPFAVLEDTILYPEGGGQPPDRGTLNGVAVLDVQKKDGAIRHVLAAPVPPGPADLRLDWERRFDHMQQHTGQHLLSAVAQDRFRWETTAFHLGPEVSDVELAVASLSAADLARLEEAVAAEIRAARPVVPRRVSLEEFRALPVRTRGLPEGFSGDVRLVEIAGVDLNTCGGTHLSNTAEIEVVALLSNESLRGGTRVFFAAGGRARRRLKRHEDRNAALRVALGAADEALVDAARTKLEQLSEAQKALRRAEESLAAAAAEALLTRDGRVARVHFEGRDMAFVQAVARRFAEKAGARIALVTATAGGQHVFALGAGEGFGDAQALGREVAALLGGKGGGSGRVFQGKAAGLEGVDRAAARLAAT
- a CDS encoding SgcJ/EcaC family oxidoreductase, with product MCRVPLSALAVLLVLCVPALAQKPECSIKAPRGASEAELRRLTKVSVKEAEAKAIASVAPDKVNSIVSGDVDVLDGCLAWTFLLRFSNKGGVTEVSVDAGDGKILSSVYEPPKGASGALGAPAAPPDDAAPGAASAPAVGPVFDPAAEEPALRKAVDDEEAAWNGADAKALAALFRDDATYADAFGGVARGRSEVDKRIAEVLSAWRGTRIALKVRKVRVLKPDVALVEADAELTGWKKLPPGFKADADQTLRMRLLQVFLKEAGLWRVAASYEVDVKTKLELPPVPEERSIRGR